CGCACGCCGCCGCGCGCCGCCAGCGCAGCCCCGCCGCGTCCCAGTGCGCGTCGTCGCGGTAGCCGCCGCTTTCGATAAAGCCGAGATACTCGGCGTTGGTGACGGCGGCGCGGCGGATGGAAAAGCCCTTCATCCGGCGGCGGTGCCTCGGCAGTTCGTTGTCGAACGACCAGTTGTCGCGCCCGCCGATGTCGTATTCGCCGGTCTCGACGCGCGCGCTGCGCCGCCGCACCGGGGCGCCTTGCGCGAGGCCGCCGCCGTTGTGTTCGTGTTTTGCGCCGAGCGCGAGTTGTCTTTGCGCCAGCACCATGCGCATCGTCTCGATGTGCTGCGCGTGGTGCTGCACGAGGAATTTCAGCAGGTAGTCGCCGCGCATCAGTCGGTGGCCCGTGAGCGCCCGGGGCGGCGCTTGCAGCAGGCGGATGTTGGCGCGCTGGCGCCTGCGCGTCTCGTCGAGCAGCGCCGCCTGCGGCGGCAGGCGCCGCCCGCGCCCGGCCTTGACGCTGTTTTGCGGCTGGTAAAGGTCATGTTCCGCGGCGTCCGGCGCCTGCGCGCGCAGCCACAAATCCTCGGTGAAAATCGTGTGGCCGACATGCCAGCCGAGCGGGCTCAGGTCGGGATGGTATTGCCTGCGGCATTCGGCGTCGCTGAGCGGCGCCGCCAGCGCCAGCACGGTGCGCTGGAGTTGTTGCAGGCGGGCGATCAGGGCGGCGTCGCTCACAGGGCCGACAGCGACGGTTCGCCGGCGCGGGCGACGACCAGCAGGTGGTGTTCGGGCACCGCGTCCCAGCCGCTGTTCGCCGGCGTCAGGCGTTCCGACGCGATGAAGCGCCGCGCGCCGTCGCACAGCCAGTACAGCGACGGCGCGGTTTCGTTGAACGCGCAGCGCACCGCGTAGAGCGTGTCGCCGTCGCCGACCATCAGGTTCAGCATCGCGCAGCGCGCGCCGATGCGCTCGCCGACCCAGGCGATGGTGCGCCGCAGCGCGCCGCCGACGCCGCCCCCATGGTCGCGCAGCATCTGGCGCAGCAGCGCGAACAGGTATTCGGAGTCGGTCAGGCCGCGCACCGCCGCCTCGATGTCGTCGTCGAGCGCCGCCAGCAGCGCCTTGCGAAGGTCGCCGCGGAAGTTGTCAATAAAGCCGTTGTGCAGAAACAGCAGCGACTCGTCGTGAAACGGCTGCGTGTTGTGCAGGCCGTTGGCGTAGCCGGGCGTGGCGCTTCGCACCATCGCCAGCCACAGGTCGCGGCGCAGCGATTCGGCGAGGCCGCCGAGATTGGCGTCGGCCCAGATTGGGCCGGGGTTGCGATAGACCGCGGGCCGCCCGCCAGTGAGATACCAGCCGAAGCCGAAACCGTCGGCGTTGAGTTTGGCGTAGGTGAGTTCCTGCGGCTGCCACGACTGGCGGTAGAGGCTGTGCTCGGGTTCGAGCAGAAAATCCTTCAGCGACAGCGGCTGTCCGATGTAGGCGGCGAGACGGCACATCCGGCGATTTTACAATGAACCGCGGCCCTTCTGTAAACCGGCGTGAACGGGCGCGAACCGGCGCGAACGCTTGCGCGGCGCGCGTGATGGCGCGCCGGATGCCGCGCCGTCCGGCCATGCTATAATGCGCGCCTACGGATTGCAGTTGAGCCAGCAAGGATGAAGAAGCCAGCCGCCGCAGAGATTGAGTGCCCCCCGTGTATTGAGGTCGAGCCGTGCCTGTCAGTGCGCTCGCTGCAGGAGGACGTCATTGACGGCCTTTTCAGCAAGCCGCGGACACTGCCGCCGAAGTATTTCTACGACCCCGCCGGTTCGCACCTGTTCGACCAGATCTGCGACACCGACGAGTACTACCTGACGCGCGCCGAAAGCGCCCTGTTGCGGGAATGCGCCGACGAGGTCGTCGCGCGCGTGCGCCCCGACCACATCATCGAGTTCGGCAGCGGCGTGTCGCGCAAGAGTTGCTTCCTGCTGGACGCCTGCGAGCGGCTCGGCCTGCATTGCACCTACTGGCCGATGGACATCTGCCGCGAAGTCGTCGAAGACGCCGGACGGCGGCTGGCGGGCGACTATCCGTGGCTGCGGGTGAACGGGCTGGTCGGCGACTACAACGCCGGCCTCGGCAACATCCGGCTCAGCGCGGGGCGGCGCCTCGGCGTGTTCATGGGCAGCACCATCGGCAATTTCAACCCCGCCGACGCGGTCCGGTTTCTGACCGATGTGCGTTCGCTGCTGGCCGACGGCGACCGGCTGCTGCTGGGCGCCGACCGCGTCAAGGAGGCGTCGGTGCTGAACGCGGCCTACGACGACGCCGCCGGCCTGACGGCGCGCTTCAACCTGAATGTGCTGAAGGTGCTGAACGAGGGGCTGTCGGCGGATTTCGAGCCGGGCAACTTCGAGCACCACGCATTTTTCAACGAATGGCGCCGGCAGGTGGAAATGCACCTGGTTTCGTGCGCGCGCCAGCAGGTGTATTTCGGCGACCTCGACCGCAGCCTTGAACTGGACGCCGGCGAATCCATCTGCACCGAGATCAGCCGCAAGTTCACCGACGACTGCCTGGCCTCGCTGCTGCGGGAAAGCGGCTTTGCGAGCGACCGCCATTATGTGTCCGGCGACGGCTATTTCTCGCTGGTGCTGGGCCGCGCCGCCAATGCCTCGTAGCGCGCGGGCGCGCCGCCGCGGGCCGCCGTCGTGAGCGCCGCCAATATCCTGGTGGTGGACGACGAGCCGACGATTTGCGAGATGCTGTACTTCATGCTCGGCGACGAAGGCTACCGGGTCAGCCAGGCGCTCAACGCCGGCCAGGCGCTCGACCATCTGCACCGGCAGGTTCCCGACATCGTGCTGGTGGACTGGATGATGCCCGGCATGAGCGGCATTGACCTGGTGCGCAACATCCGCGCCAACCCGGTGACGCGCGATTTGCCGATCATCATGGTGACGGCCAAGACCGACGAACAGCAGCGGGTCGCCGGCCTGTCGGCGGGCGCCGACGACTATGTGACGAAGCCGTTTTTCAGGCGCGAGTTGAGCGCCCGCATCCGGGCGCTGCTGCGGCGCACGAAACCGCACAAGGGGCTGGAGAAAATCACCGTCGGCGCGATGGTGCTGGACCCGGCGGAGCACCGCCTTGAGATTGGCGGCAAGGCGGTCGCCGTCGGCCCGACCGAATTCCAGTTGCTGCATTTTCTGGCGGCCCGGCCCGGACAGGTGTTCGCGCGCCGGCGCATCCTCGACGGCGTCTGGGGCCTGAACCGCTTCGTCGAGGAGCGCACCGTGGATGTCTATGTCCGCAGGCTGCGCAAGACGCTGGCGCCGCACGGATTCCGCGAGGCCGTCGCCACCGTGCGCGGCGTCGGCTATTGTTTCCGGCCCCCCGAATAACGCGGACATGCAGGACTTCCTGCGCAACAGCCTGCTGACGCTGCCGCTGTTCGCGGCGGCGGGGCTGCTGTTCGGCCTCGCCTATGACGAGGTCGCGCTGTCGCTGTTGCTTGCGCTGCTGGTCTATGTCGCGGCGCTGCTGAGCCGCCTGCACCGCCTGCACCGGCAGATGCGAAAGACCGCCGCCGCCGAATGGTCGCGCGGCGGCGGCGAAGAGGACGCCGCGTTTGATTCATCGCACCTGGAGAAGGCCGAAGGCGGGCGCGGCCTCGTCGTGACCCGCGACAACGGCGACATCGTCTGGTTCAACCGCGCCGCCGCCGCGCTGCTCGGCCTGAAGGCGGAACAGGACCGCGGCGCCGACATCGTCCACCTGATACGCAACCCCGATTTCGTCCGCTGTTTCGCCGGCAGCCGTTTCGGGCGGACGGTGGAGACGCACTCGCCCGCCGCGCCCGCCGTCGGCGTCTGCGTGCTGCCCGGCGGGCGCGGGCGGCGGCTGATTCTGGTGGACGACCTGTCGCGCCTGCAGAAACTCGAGACGATGAACCGCGATTTGATCGGCAATGTGTCGCACGAACTGCGTTCGCCGCTGACGGTCATTGTCGGCTACCTCGACCTGCTCGACGAGATTGGCGGGCGCGGCGACGACCGCCGCCTTGACGCGGCGCTGACGAACATGCGCCGGCAGAGCGCGCGCATGCAGCAGATTGTCAACGACCTGCTCGAGTTGAGCGAACTCGAGGTGGCGCCGCCCGGCGAGCAGCCCGCCGATGTCGTCAGCGTCGCCGAACTGGTCGGCGCCATCCGCGACGAGGTGCGCGAACTCGACCCGTCCGGGCGCTGCCGCATCGTCGCCGACATCGGCGACCCCGGCCTGTTGGGCAGCCGCGCGCGGCTGCACAGCGCGTTTTTCAACCTCGTCAGCAACGCCGTCCGCTATTCGCCGGACGGCGGCACCATCACGCTGCGCTGGCGCGGCGACGAATCGGGCGCGAGTTTCTGCGTCGCCGACGAGGGCGTCGGCATCGAGTCGTACCATCTGCCGCGCCTGACCGAGCGTTTTTACCGGGTGGACAAGGACCGCTCGCGCACGACCGGCGGCACCGGCCTCGGGCTTGCCATCGTCAAGCATGTGCTGAACCACCACGACGCCGAACTCGAGGTGCAAAGCGCGCCCGGCAGGGGCAGCGTGTTCTGCTGCCGTTTTCCGGCGTCGCGCGTGGCCGCGCCGCGCGCCTGAATCAGCCGAAGCGGCCGGTGATGTACTGCTCGGTCAGCGTGTGCTTCGGGTTGGTGAAGATGGCCTGCGTCTCGCCGACCTCGATCAGGTTGCCGAGGTGGAAATAGGCGGTTCGCTGCGACACGCGCGCCGCCTGCTGCATTGAGTGCGTGACGATGGAGATGGCGTAGTTGCGGCGCAGTTCGTCTATCAGTTCCTCGATTCTGGCGGTG
The sequence above is drawn from the Gammaproteobacteria bacterium genome and encodes:
- the phoR gene encoding phosphate regulon sensor histidine kinase PhoR, which codes for MQDFLRNSLLTLPLFAAAGLLFGLAYDEVALSLLLALLVYVAALLSRLHRLHRQMRKTAAAEWSRGGGEEDAAFDSSHLEKAEGGRGLVVTRDNGDIVWFNRAAAALLGLKAEQDRGADIVHLIRNPDFVRCFAGSRFGRTVETHSPAAPAVGVCVLPGGRGRRLILVDDLSRLQKLETMNRDLIGNVSHELRSPLTVIVGYLDLLDEIGGRGDDRRLDAALTNMRRQSARMQQIVNDLLELSELEVAPPGEQPADVVSVAELVGAIRDEVRELDPSGRCRIVADIGDPGLLGSRARLHSAFFNLVSNAVRYSPDGGTITLRWRGDESGASFCVADEGVGIESYHLPRLTERFYRVDKDRSRTTGGTGLGLAIVKHVLNHHDAELEVQSAPGRGSVFCCRFPASRVAAPRA
- the egtC gene encoding ergothioneine biosynthesis protein EgtC, whose amino-acid sequence is MCRLAAYIGQPLSLKDFLLEPEHSLYRQSWQPQELTYAKLNADGFGFGWYLTGGRPAVYRNPGPIWADANLGGLAESLRRDLWLAMVRSATPGYANGLHNTQPFHDESLLFLHNGFIDNFRGDLRKALLAALDDDIEAAVRGLTDSEYLFALLRQMLRDHGGGVGGALRRTIAWVGERIGARCAMLNLMVGDGDTLYAVRCAFNETAPSLYWLCDGARRFIASERLTPANSGWDAVPEHHLLVVARAGEPSLSAL
- the egtD gene encoding L-histidine N(alpha)-methyltransferase, whose protein sequence is MKKPAAAEIECPPCIEVEPCLSVRSLQEDVIDGLFSKPRTLPPKYFYDPAGSHLFDQICDTDEYYLTRAESALLRECADEVVARVRPDHIIEFGSGVSRKSCFLLDACERLGLHCTYWPMDICREVVEDAGRRLAGDYPWLRVNGLVGDYNAGLGNIRLSAGRRLGVFMGSTIGNFNPADAVRFLTDVRSLLADGDRLLLGADRVKEASVLNAAYDDAAGLTARFNLNVLKVLNEGLSADFEPGNFEHHAFFNEWRRQVEMHLVSCARQQVYFGDLDRSLELDAGESICTEISRKFTDDCLASLLRESGFASDRHYVSGDGYFSLVLGRAANAS
- a CDS encoding response regulator produces the protein MSAANILVVDDEPTICEMLYFMLGDEGYRVSQALNAGQALDHLHRQVPDIVLVDWMMPGMSGIDLVRNIRANPVTRDLPIIMVTAKTDEQQRVAGLSAGADDYVTKPFFRRELSARIRALLRRTKPHKGLEKITVGAMVLDPAEHRLEIGGKAVAVGPTEFQLLHFLAARPGQVFARRRILDGVWGLNRFVEERTVDVYVRRLRKTLAPHGFREAVATVRGVGYCFRPPE
- a CDS encoding SUMF1/EgtB/PvdO family nonheme iron enzyme, whose product is MSDAALIARLQQLQRTVLALAAPLSDAECRRQYHPDLSPLGWHVGHTIFTEDLWLRAQAPDAAEHDLYQPQNSVKAGRGRRLPPQAALLDETRRRQRANIRLLQAPPRALTGHRLMRGDYLLKFLVQHHAQHIETMRMVLAQRQLALGAKHEHNGGGLAQGAPVRRRSARVETGEYDIGGRDNWSFDNELPRHRRRMKGFSIRRAAVTNAEYLGFIESGGYRDDAHWDAAGLRWRRAAACAAPDGWLRGRDGWFEATCDGVRPLAPGAPVRGLSHFEARAFSRYAGARLPCEYEWETACAQGCFDDGGQAWEWCANAFHPYDGFRAFPYGEYSAPWFDGAHYTLRGASAFSEADCRRPSFRNFHTPGKRHIFAGLRLAFD